The genome window TGTCGAGCTGCGTCGCCGTGTCGATCACCACGCGCGCCGGGTTGTCGAGCGTGAAGACCTCGCTGCTGCCCCCACCCGTGTTCAGGCGCACGGCCACGCCGCCGCTGCCGGGGGTCACGAGCAGCGTGTCACCCGACCCCAGCGTCTGGTTGACGGCCGTGGCCGTGACCCCCGCGAAGTTCAGGCTCAGGCCGGCGCGGTCGCGTGTGACCGTGTACGCAGCGGCCGAGCTGAGTTCCAGCACGACCCGCTGCACCTCCACGTTACGGTGCAGCTCGCGGCCTATGCGCACGGTGGACAGGGCCACCGGGAGCGCGCCCTGGGCCGGCGGCAGGGGAGTAGAGACTGGCGGCGTGGCGGCAGTCTGCGCCGGAGTGACCGGTACGGCCGCCGCCGGAGGAGTGGGCGCGGGGCTGGTCGCCGCCGGTCTGACCGGGGTAGGTGCAGGGACCGCAGGTGCCGGGGCGGTCGCTAGGTCGGGCGAGGGCGGCAGGGTTGCGGCCGGAACCAAGGCCGGGGCGGCGAAGTCCAGTACGTCGGGAGCCTCGCCCAGCACGCGCACGCCCAGGGCCCGCAGGGCGGCCAGAGGCACGTACAGGCTGCCGTTCACAGTCTGCGGGGCACTCAGGCCCGCGGGCACCCGCAGACCGACCGCGCGCCAGCCGCCGGCCTGGCCGTTGCCGCCCGGTGCGTACCGCAGCTCGCGGGCGCCGTACAACAGGCGCAGGTCGCGCGGATCGTTGCGGACGCTCACGCCCAGGCGCGGCAGGGTCCACACCGCCAGCGCCTCACCGCCCGCGAGCTGACGTGAGTCCACCACCGGCGCCTGCGCCACGCCGCCGATGGCGACCGTGCGGGCCTGCGCCGAGCCCAGCAGTCCCAGCACCAGCGCCGCGAGCGCCGCACTTCCTTTTCTCTTGCCGCCTGCCTTCACGCGGGCGAGTGTATCCGCACGGGCGGCGGCGGCGGGTGAGTCGGGGGGCGGCCAGGAAGCACAGAGGCGGGCGCGTCAGAGGTTTGTGCGACGGAGGACCGTACAGTTGGGGAGCCATGATTGAGCCTTCGCTTGACCTTTACGGCGACGCGTTCGCCCGGGTGGACCAGCACCTTGAAGAACTGCTGGCCGCCACCGGAGTCCGCTATTGCCTGCTTGTCGACCGCAAGGGCTTCGTGCTTTCGCACAAAGAAGCCCTGTGGGCGCCCCGCCCGCCCGCGCTCGATAGCGTCGCTACGCTGGTCGCCAGTAATGCCGCCGCGACCGCCGCGCTGGCGAACATGCTGGGCGAACGCACTTTCTCCGAACAGACCCACCAGGGCGAGAACGGCACGCTGTACGTGGAATCGGTCGGGGATCAGGCGCTGCTGACCCTGATCTTCGACAGCAGCGTGGCCCTGGGCAAGGTCAAGGTGTACACCCGCAAGACCATTCCCAAGCTCGGGGAGATTCTCGACGAACTGGCCGACGCGCCCCAGCCGGAACTGGGCGACGACTTTTCCAAGGGGGCCAGCGCGCTGCTCGATGACCTCCTGGGTTAAGCGCTCCCTTGTTGTCCGCCCAGTCCGCTGCCCGCGTCTCCTTTGCCTTTTCGCGCGTTCCCACGCGCCTCACCGGAGGTGAGCCCCCCCTTGAGCACCATCAACTTCGCTGCCCGCGAGATCAACTGCAAGATCGTCTACTACGGCCCCGGCATGTGCGGCAAGACCACCAACCTCAAGTACGTGTTCGGCCGCGTGCCCGGCCACCAGCGCGGCGAGATGGTTTCACTGGCGACCGAGGACGAGCGCACACTGTTCTTCGACTTTCTGCCGCTCGACCTCGGCAGCGTGCAGGGCTTCAAGACCCGCTTTCACCTCTACACCGTGCCGGGACAGGTCTTCTACAACGCCAGCCGCAAGCTGATCCTGCGCGGCGTGGACGGCATCGTGTTCGTGGCCGACAGCTCGCCCAATCGCCTGCGCGCCAACGCCGAGAGCATGCGTAACCTGCGCGAGAACCTGCAGGAGCACGGCATTGACATCCGCGACGTGCCCATCGTGCTGCAGGTCAACAAGCGCGACGTGCCCGGCGCCCTGCCGGTGGACATGATCCGTGCGGTTATCGACCCCAAGCGTGAGCTGCCCATGTACGAGTCCTCGGCCAGCCAGGGGGTCGGCGTCTTCGAGACCCTCAAGGGCGTGAGCCGTCTCGTGCTCGACCGCCTGGCGCAGCCCAAATAAGGCGGGGTTCCCTCCCGGCCCGGCGATTGTGAGTGCCCCTCGGCGCCCACCCCCGCCGGGCCGCTATGCTGCGTGGCTGTGAGAAGCGTCGGGGCAGGCGGGGCGTGGTGAGCGCCACGGGACGGATCAAAACGTATCTGGAGCTGGTGAAGTTCGAGCACACCGTGTTCGCGCTGCCCTTTGCCTATGCCGGGATGCTGCTGGCGAGCATGAGCGTGCTCGGCACCGGCTGGCCCGGCTGGCACACCCTGATCTGGGTGACGGTGGCGATGGCGGCGGCCCGCACGGCGGCGATGGGGGCCAACCGGGTCATCGACCGCTTCATCGACGCGCGCAACCCGCGTACTGCCGGCCGCGAGGTGCCCAGCGGCAAGGTCTCGCCCGCGCAGGCCTGGGCGCTGGTGGCGGGCAGCGTGCTCGTGCTGGCGTTCGCGGCGGCGCAGCTCAATCCGCTGTGTCTCGTGCTGCTCCCGCTGGCCCTGATCTTCCTGATCGGCTACCCGTACACCAAGCGGTACACCTGGCTGTGCCACGTCTGGCTGGGCATCACCGACGGGGCGGCGGCGGCGGGTGGCTGGATCGCCGTGACCGGGCACTTCGACCCGCCGGCCTGGGCGCTGTGGGCCGTGGTCATCTTCTGGATGGTTGGGCTGGACGTGATCTACGCGACGATGGACTACCGCTTCGACCTCGCCAACGGCGTCAAGAGCATTCCGGCGCGTTTCGGCATTCCGCGCGCCCTGAAGATCGCCGCGACGAGCCACGCCCTGACCTTCGCCCTGCTGCTGCTTGTTGGGGTCCTGAGCGGCGCGAGCTTCTGGTACTACCTCGCCGCCCTGGCGATGGGCGCCATCCTGCTCTACGAACACCGCATCGTGAATCCGGACGACCTGACGCGCGCCAACGTGGCCTTCTTCGACGCCAACATGTGGCTGGCGCTGACCATGCTGGCCGGCGTGGTCGCCGACGTAGCGTGGCGCACGTTCACCTGATGGCCCTGCTCTGATGGATGGAGGTGCGGCGTGGGCGGCCCCGGCTCCGGCAGAGGCTGCCCGCGCCTTTGTGGACGGCGACGAACGGCTGGCCCTCACGCTGCTGTCGCGGGCACGCGACGCCCAGCCGCCGGGGTCGCGGGCCTGGGCGCAGCTCGAACGGCTGTGCGGACTGGTGCTCATCCACGTTCTGCGCGAGGTCGAGGGCACCTTCGCTCTGGAACGCGCCGACGCCTGTTTCGACCGCCTGGGCGGCGCACGGCCCGACCTCGACTGGCTGGAGGCGGCGGCAGAAGACGGCAGCTGAGGCAGGGAGGTCTGGAGCCGGCCGCCCTGTCCGGCCGGGAGCCGGGACGCCGCGCCGCCCGGACGACAGGCAGGAACCCCTTTGACCAGATGCTCTAGAATCCGGGCCATGTCCCGCGCCCGCCGCCCCCGGAACTCCCCTTGACGCAGGAGCGCTCCGCCGAACCGCGTGCCCTGGAAAACTCCGAGGCCGAATTCATGGCCCGTTACGGCGAATACGCGGCGAGCGGCCTGCTGTATCCCCAGCCCGAGGGCAGTCCGCTACTGGAGTTCGCGTCGGCCGGCCGGGTGCTGTATCTCTTCGACCGCTGCGGCCCCTACGCCGCGCCCCCCGGTCCGGCGCGGGTCGTCGTGAACGGCCTGCTGGACCTGCCCGAGACCGAAGTGCTTGGAGGAGACACCCCGCCCACGCGCGAGACGCTCAATCTGGTGGGTATCTCGGCGGCCGAGGGCTGCGGCCAGATCGAGCAGGTGCTGGGCCGCAGTTGGGTGGTGCGTGCCCGGCTGCCGCTGGTGCTCTCGGCCTACTCGCCGTTGCCCCCGGCCCAGGTCGGCGACTGGGTGCGGTTCCGCACGTTGCCGCCCCTGCACGGCTTCATCCTGACGGGCTGAGAGGCCCGCACTCAGGTCTGCGGCACCTCGGCCTCGACCAGCGTGCCCTGACCAGGGACCGAGTGCACCCGGTAGCGCCCGCCGCGCGCCTCGATCCGCTCGCGCATCTGGATGAGGCCCAGGCCGCCCGCGCTGCTGACCCGGCCCGTCACGCTGCCCAGGTCGAAGCCCACGCCGTCGTCCTGCACCCGCAGCCGCACGCGCGGGCCGCCCAGCAGGCTCACGCTGACCTCGCGGGCACGGGCGTGCTTGGCGACGTTATTCAGGCTTTCCTGCACCAGCCGGAAGACCATCGCCTCGTCACCGGGCGCGAGGTGCAGTTCACCGCTGTCTTCCAGACCGCCGAAATCCAGCGTGGCGCGCAGGTTGTTCTGTTCGCCAAAGTCCAGGACGTAGCGCCGTACCGTCTCCAGCAGGCCATAGCGTTCCAGGTCAATGGGACGCAGCGCGAAGATTGACCGGCGCACTTCGCGGATCTGCTCGCGCAGCAGGGACCCGGCTGCCCGCACCTCGTTCTCGGCGCGTTCGGGGTCGGTGCGCAGCTGACGCGACACCACGTCGAGCTTGAGGGCCGCGAAGGCCAGCGACTGCGCCACCCCGTCGTGGATCTCACGGGCGATCCGGGCGCGCTCGTCGCTGATGGCGAGCTCCTCGGAGTACAGGTAGGCGCGGGCGTTGCGCACCGCCAGCGTGGCCTGCCCGGCCATCAAGGCGAGCAGCGGCACGCGTGTCTCGGCAAAGGCGCCCTCCCGGCCGTCGCCCAGTACGAGGACGCCCAGCAGCCCATCCTCGTTGAGCATGGGGAGACCCAGAGCGCTGCGCGCTCCCGGAAAGACGCCCAGGGCCTCGGCCTCCTGCGCGATGAGGGGTTTGCCGGCCTCCACGACCCGCAGCGCGAAGGCGGGGGCCGGGCTGCCGCCGACCGCCTCGCCGCGCTCGTCCTCGGCGTATTCCAGCCGTAGCACGCCGTCCTGGTCGGTGAGGTAGGCCGCGCGCGCGGCGACGTTCAGTCGGGCGGCCATGTTGCGCGTGATGCGCGAGAGCAGCCGGCGCATGTTGCGCTCGGCGCGGATGCTCTGGTCCACCGAGTGCAGGGTCATCAGGTCCAGGGTGCGCTGCCGGGCGGCCTCGACCCCGTTGGCGACCTCGGCGGCCAGGGCCTGCGCCAGCGCCTCGGTGTCGGTGCCGGGCGGGGCCTCGAAATGCAGCGCCAGCGCCCCCCCGCCCGGAATCGGCACCTTCAGGGGGTGCAGGTCGGCGCTGGGGGCGGCCAGCAGGGTATCGCCGCGCGCCGTGCCGCTCAGGCCGCCGGGCACCGTCAGGGTGGCGTGGGTGGCGCCGGTCACGCGCACCGCGCCGCGCGCCGCGACCTCCAGCACCGCACCCTGGTCGGGGGCCTCGGCGAGGTCGCGCATAAGTTCCTGCACCGCCCGCAGCCGCCCGTGCGAGGCGCTCAGCTCGCCGTACAGGGCGCGCAGTTCACGCTCGGCCCGCTCGCGCGCGCGGGTGCCCTCGGCGATCCACTCGACGCTGAAGAAGGTCACGGCCGGTCCCACCAGGCCGTAGAACAGCAGGTGCGCCCACAGCTCGGCCGAGGGGCTGCGCAGCTGCGCGATGAGCAGCTCGACCACCACCACCACGAGCAGGATGAGCGGCGGCAGCGTGTTGCGCACCACCCGCACCCGGTCCGAGAGCTGCGCCGGGGCAGGCAGGGCCTGCGCGGTGGCTGGCCCCTGCGATAGGCCCGGCGCCTGCGCGGCAGGGGAGGACGGGGACGGAGCGGGCCGGTCGGTCATGTCCGCAGCATAGGCAAAGGAGGCGGCCCTTTTCCGTGGCCTTCGCCGGGCGGGCAGCGGGACGTAGCTCAGCAGTCGCCCCAGCAGGGGACGGAGGGGGCGCTGTGCCGGGCGGTCAGCCCGGTTCAGTGGTTGGCTGGGCCGTCCTCTTCCTGTACCGGATCCAGCTCGGAACCAAAGTCAGGGCCAGAGACGGGGGTCACGCCCACACTGCCCACCTTCCACTGCACCTGCCGCAGCAGTCCCCGGAACAGCCGGCTCTCGCCGCTGCTCATCTGCGCGCGGTCCAGCAGGCTTCGCCACAGCCGCAGCGTGTGGCGGGCGCGCACCGCGTCGGTGTACCCGATGAGGTGCATGACCTCGCGCAGGTGACCGTAGGTCGCCTCCATCTCCTCGCGGGTGGCCGTCTTGCGGGTGTGCTCGGGCACCTCGTCCACGCCCTGAAGGAACTCGTAGCACACCAGCAGCACGGCCTGCGCGAGGTTCAGGCTGGCGTAGTCGCCGGTCGGGATGCGCACGGTCACCTGGCACTGTTCCAGGTCGCTGTTGATCAAGCCGGTTTCCTCGGGACCGAACACGAGCGCCGGGGCCGCCGCGCCGCGCACCAACGGCCGTAGCTGCCCCGGGTGACGGGGCGCGGGCAGGTCCGCGCGGATGCGGGCCGAGGTGCCTACGCTCAGGTCGCGGTCGGCCAGGGCCTCGCGCAGGGTGGCGTACACCCGCGCGCCGCGCAGGAGGTCGGCCGCGTGGACGGCCATCGCCACCGCCTGCGGGTCGAGGTAGTCGCAGCGCGGGGCCACGATCCGCAGGTCGGAGGCCCCCATGTTCAGCATCGCGCGGGCCGCCGCTCCCACGTTGCCGGGCGTTTTCGGAGAGACGAGGACCACCGCGAGATTCACGCGCGCCAGCTTATCAGTCCCGCCCGTGCCGAGACGCACTTCAGGGCGCGGCGTAGATCGGGTTCTCTATCTCCACGCCGAGTCCCAGCGCGAGGTCGGCGGCGAGTTCCGCCGGGGTGTCGCCCCAGCCCTCCACACTCACGTCCCCGAAACCGCGCGCGCTGGCCAGCGCGCACACGCCCAGCAGCAGCGCGGCGCGCAGACCGCCGCCGCGCAGCTCCGGTCGCACGCCCGGCGCGTCTATGCGCGCGTAGCCCTCCTCCGGCGCGGCGCGGCAGATGCCGGCCGCCCGCCCCGAGGCGTCCAGCGCGATCAGGCTCAGGGCCGGGTCGTAGCCGCCTGCGCCGTCCT of Deinococcus sp. Leaf326 contains these proteins:
- a CDS encoding roadblock/LC7 domain-containing protein, yielding MIEPSLDLYGDAFARVDQHLEELLAATGVRYCLLVDRKGFVLSHKEALWAPRPPALDSVATLVASNAAATAALANMLGERTFSEQTHQGENGTLYVESVGDQALLTLIFDSSVALGKVKVYTRKTIPKLGEILDELADAPQPELGDDFSKGASALLDDLLG
- a CDS encoding ATP/GTP-binding protein, producing MSTINFAAREINCKIVYYGPGMCGKTTNLKYVFGRVPGHQRGEMVSLATEDERTLFFDFLPLDLGSVQGFKTRFHLYTVPGQVFYNASRKLILRGVDGIVFVADSSPNRLRANAESMRNLRENLQEHGIDIRDVPIVLQVNKRDVPGALPVDMIRAVIDPKRELPMYESSASQGVGVFETLKGVSRLVLDRLAQPK
- the mqnP gene encoding menaquinone biosynthesis prenyltransferase MqnP yields the protein MLRGCEKRRGRRGVVSATGRIKTYLELVKFEHTVFALPFAYAGMLLASMSVLGTGWPGWHTLIWVTVAMAAARTAAMGANRVIDRFIDARNPRTAGREVPSGKVSPAQAWALVAGSVLVLAFAAAQLNPLCLVLLPLALIFLIGYPYTKRYTWLCHVWLGITDGAAAAGGWIAVTGHFDPPAWALWAVVIFWMVGLDVIYATMDYRFDLANGVKSIPARFGIPRALKIAATSHALTFALLLLVGVLSGASFWYYLAALAMGAILLYEHRIVNPDDLTRANVAFFDANMWLALTMLAGVVADVAWRTFT
- a CDS encoding sensor histidine kinase is translated as MTDRPAPSPSSPAAQAPGLSQGPATAQALPAPAQLSDRVRVVRNTLPPLILLVVVVVELLIAQLRSPSAELWAHLLFYGLVGPAVTFFSVEWIAEGTRARERAERELRALYGELSASHGRLRAVQELMRDLAEAPDQGAVLEVAARGAVRVTGATHATLTVPGGLSGTARGDTLLAAPSADLHPLKVPIPGGGALALHFEAPPGTDTEALAQALAAEVANGVEAARQRTLDLMTLHSVDQSIRAERNMRRLLSRITRNMAARLNVAARAAYLTDQDGVLRLEYAEDERGEAVGGSPAPAFALRVVEAGKPLIAQEAEALGVFPGARSALGLPMLNEDGLLGVLVLGDGREGAFAETRVPLLALMAGQATLAVRNARAYLYSEELAISDERARIAREIHDGVAQSLAFAALKLDVVSRQLRTDPERAENEVRAAGSLLREQIREVRRSIFALRPIDLERYGLLETVRRYVLDFGEQNNLRATLDFGGLEDSGELHLAPGDEAMVFRLVQESLNNVAKHARAREVSVSLLGGPRVRLRVQDDGVGFDLGSVTGRVSSAGGLGLIQMRERIEARGGRYRVHSVPGQGTLVEAEVPQT
- a CDS encoding RNA methyltransferase translates to MNLAVVLVSPKTPGNVGAAARAMLNMGASDLRIVAPRCDYLDPQAVAMAVHAADLLRGARVYATLREALADRDLSVGTSARIRADLPAPRHPGQLRPLVRGAAAPALVFGPEETGLINSDLEQCQVTVRIPTGDYASLNLAQAVLLVCYEFLQGVDEVPEHTRKTATREEMEATYGHLREVMHLIGYTDAVRARHTLRLWRSLLDRAQMSSGESRLFRGLLRQVQWKVGSVGVTPVSGPDFGSELDPVQEEDGPANH